A single genomic interval of Mauremys reevesii isolate NIE-2019 linkage group 24, ASM1616193v1, whole genome shotgun sequence harbors:
- the LOC120390338 gene encoding ras-related and estrogen-regulated growth inhibitor-like protein, translating to MVVQLRPAPQLPGRMSEGSQPKVEANILVLGAEKVGKSALTVRFLTRRFIGEYGDIESVYTHNVMVGGRDVCFSIWDSSCPQAAELQGWVSEKQLRWADGFVVVYSICDRSSFHLARQQLQRIRQLKRRSSSEKVPVILVGNKRDLQHRRAVSSEEGRLLALSTNSGFFEISAAETYHGALVVFHELLDLVRDSRSSGKKAVGIRGIVRTMSAVFGRRRTE from the exons ATGGTCGTTCAGCTCCGCCCCGCGCCCCAGCTGCCCGGCAGGATGTCCGAAGGGAGCCAGCCCAAAGTGGAAGCCAATATCCTGGTGCTGGGAGCGGAGAAAGTGGGGAAATCCG CTCTGACAGTCCGATTCCTCACCCGGAGGTTTATTGGTGAATACGGAGATATTG AATCCGTTTACACGCACAACGTGATGGTCGGAGGCAGAGACGTTTGCTTCAGCATCTGGGACTCCAGCTGCCCCCAG GCCGCCGAGCTCCAGGGCTGGGTGAGTGAGAAGCAGCTGCGCTGGGCGGACGGCTTCGTCGTGGTCTACAGCATCTGCGACCGCTCCAGTTTCCACCTGGCCCGCCAGCAGCTCCAGCGCATCCGGCAGCTGAAGCGACGGAGCAGTTCCGAGAAAGTGCCCGTCATCCTGGTGGGCAACAAGCGGGACCTGCAGCACCGGCGGGCCGTCTCCAGCGAGGAAGGGCGACTCCTGGCCCTCTCCACGAACTCGGGCTTCTTTGAGATCTCAGCCGCCGAGACATACCACGGTGCCCTGGTGGTCTTCCATGAGCTCCTTGACCTGGTGCGGGACTCCAGGAGCTCCGGCAAGAAGGCCGTGGGCATCCGCGGCATCGTCCGCACCATGTCGGCCGTCtttgggaggaggaggacagaATAA